One genomic window of Solanum stenotomum isolate F172 chromosome 9, ASM1918654v1, whole genome shotgun sequence includes the following:
- the LOC125877054 gene encoding probable pectinesterase/pectinesterase inhibitor 13 → MAFQDFDQISERRKLERQQKMKKRIMIGVVLLLIILIAVVAAVVYFVVFKNKSDDPSSASKSNKNASTPPPKEPATHETPKADASPPPSEAADTAPPSDEGGAAAPPPNEDGAATAPAGDAAPPAPSPQEDGNDAAAPAPSPQGEGAMGAICATTDFSQSCGDILSKVLQANASGAQPTDLLKATVSAAIDEIATGIVELDKINKDIPEKAVAHDDCMALLGDAKKDLNTSIYLLEGGINDVATTTAELNNKLSAALTYQGMCVDGYPEADQSTVQSALKKTEEHTINSLAVASGLSSSSPQPNNSAKRRLLTTRLGIPAWIKQGDRRMLDEEEGKDMKAFINITVAKDGSGNFSSINEALKAVPQSFEGRFFIYIKEGVYEENVVVSQVNLTFLGDGSQKSIISGSKNIVDDLTTYQTATVAISGDGFIAYKIGFRNTAGPEKLQAVALRVQADHVIFMNCRMEGHQSVIYAQAYRQFYRGCYITGTVDIISGNAAAVFQNCQIYLRKPMNDQKNVITAQGRLNKRQTTGTVLQSCSIFADDTLEPEKSKFKSYLGRPMKEYSRTIVMETDITDVIDPEGWEATNGDYALSTLYFGEYTNRGAGSETGSRVKWAGYQGSISKDIALNYTVESFLQGQTWLKDLDVQVRFSLSS, encoded by the exons ATGGCGTTTCAAGATTTTGATCAAATTTCAGAGCGGAGAAAGCTTGAGAGACagcaaaaaatgaagaagaggaTAATGATTGGTGTTGTATTACTACTCATCATTCTCATCGCTGTTGTTGCTGCTGTTGTCTATTTTGTTGTGTTTAAAAACAAGAGCGATGATCCCTCCTCCGCTAGCAAATCTAATAAGAACGCGTCAACACCTCCTCCGAAAGAACCTGCCACCCATGAAACACCAAAGGCTGATGCATCACCACCTCCATCTGAGGCTGCTGATACAGCACCACCTTCTGATGAAGGTGGTGCTGCCGCCCCTCCACCAAATGAGGATGGTGCTGCAACAGCACCGGCTGGGGATGCAGCACCTCCTGCACCATCACCCCAGGAGGATGGTAATGATGCAGCAGCCCCAGCCCCTTCACCACAAGGTGAAGGAGCTATGGGAGCAATATGCGCAACAACAGATTTCAGTCAAAGTTGTGGGGACATTCTATCAAAAGTTTTACAAGCAAATGCCTCTGGTGCTCAACCCACAGATCTTCTCAAGGCAACCGTATCTGCAGCTATCGATGAGATTGCTACCGGCATTGTAGAACTAGACAAAATCAACAAGGATATCCCAGAGAAGGCCGTTGCTCATGACGATTGTATGGCCCTCCTTGGTGATGCTAAAAAAGACTTGAACACTTCCATTTACTTGCTTGAAGGTGGCATTAATGATGTCGCCACAACAACCGCTGAACTTAATAACAAGTTAAGTGCAGCCTTGACATACCAAGGCATGTGTGTGGATGGATACCCTGAAGCAGACCAGTCCACGGTGCAAAGCGCCTTGAAAAAAACCGAGGAACACACCATCAATTCTCTCGCTGTTGCCTCCGGATTGTCATCATCATCCCCTCAACCAAATAATAGCGCTAAAAGACGTCTTCTAACAACACGATTAGGTATTCCCGCATGGATTAAACAAGGTGATCGAAGAATGTTGGATGAAGAAGAAGGCAAAGACATGAAGGCTTTTATAAACATCACTGTTGCAAAAGATGGTAGTGGTAATTTTAGTTCCATAAATGAAGCTCTAAAGGCGGTACCACAAAGCTTTGAAGGAAG gttctttatttatattaaagaaGGAGTTTATGAAGAGAATGTAGTTGTGTCACAAGTCAATCTTACATTTCTTGGAGATGGATCCCAAAAGAGTATCATTAGCGGCAGCAAAAACATTGTGGACGACCTCACAACATACCAAACCGCAACAGTTG CTATTTCAGGAGATGGATTTATTGCATATAAGATAGGATTCCGTAACACCGCGGGTCCTGAAAAATTACAAGCAGTGGCTCTACGAGTCCAAGCTGATCATGTAATATTTATGAATTGTCGCATGGAGGGTCACCAAAGTGTGATCTATGCTCAAGCCTATCGACAATTCTATCGTGGATGTTACATCACAGGCACAGTTGACATCATATCAGGCAACGCGGCTGCTGTGTTCCAAAACTGTCAAATTTACCTAAGGAAACCAATGAATGACCAAAAGAATGTCATTACTGCACAAGGAAGGTTGAACAAGCGCCAAACCACAGGGACCGTCTTGCAAAGTTGTAGCATTTTCGCAGACGATACACTTGAACCTGAAAAATCAAAGTTCAAGAGTTACTTGGGTCGACCAATGAAGGAATACTCTAGGACGATTGTTATGGAAACGGACATTACTGATGTAATTGATCCAGAAGGATGGGAGGCTACGAACGGGGACTACGCATTGAGCACTCTGTATTTCGGGGAATATACCAACAGAGGAGCTGGATCTGAAACGGGCTCTAGAGTTAAGTGGGCTGGATATCAAGGCTCAATAAGTAAGGATATCGCGTTGAATTACACTGTTGAATCCTTCTTACAAGGCCAAACTTGGTTGAAGGATCTCGATGTTCAAGTTCGTTTTAGCCTTTCCAGCTAA